The Melanotaenia boesemani isolate fMelBoe1 chromosome 11, fMelBoe1.pri, whole genome shotgun sequence genome includes the window TGCTGTGTCCATTACTATTCCTGTAAGGAAAAGTAACTACTGCACCTCACTCAAAAAAAGTTAATATACCACATAGTAACCAGCTAGGCTGGACAGATTATATTCCTTTTCATACCACTCTTTCACTGACGCACATTTTAGCAGAGTGACCCTTAAACACCTTAGCAGTTCAAGGATGTATCTTTAATTGGCAACCCTGATATGTCCTTTACTCTTACCTCTCGCACAAGAAAGCCCTCCTGCATGTATCTAGGATCTATGGCCCTGAGATGTTCCATGGTCTCATACAGGCCCTGGCAGGCCTTCAGCTTCTCCCGAGTTCCCAATGTGCACTTAAGCAGCACCAAACCCACACGAAATATTATCTTGACTCCTGAAGGATGGAGAAGAATCCAATAAGTGAGCATCAGCGTGCAGATATTGTGATGTTCTGCTTTTGTTTAACACCAACAtgctccaaaaaaaaaacaaaaaaaaaaacaaaaaacagctgctcTTACCATCACAGAGGAACATGTCCCAGACACGTAACACAGAAGCCCAGGGAAGGGTTCTGGAGAAGGCACACATAAACCACTCAGTCATGTAGAGGATGGGATCAATCTTATGTTTCTCCAGATGCCGGTAAGCTAGCGGACAGAAGCGTCGCAGCAGAGCAAACAGAATTTCTCCATCTAACTGTATAGCTTCctaaaaaaaggcagaaacaaacacaaacagtgaTGTCTTTATTTCTAAGAAATGAAACCTCACGGACATGAGGACGTTACTCAATTAAACCAAATGTTAAAGGGATCAATTTCCTTAACTGTTTCTCCATTTTGTTGCTCCATACTTTGTTGTCACAATGACATATTTTATTGGCAAGCATTTGAAATGAATTCTAGTGTAACTTAATTACACTAGATTGTTACTATAAATCATGATACAACAAAAGAGACAACACCCCACAGGTTTCATCAGGGAGCTGTAACCACAATATGCGTTTGACTGTGTTTGGTTACAGCTTGTTCTGTGTGAGGACATTAAGTCTAGTTTAAATGGTAAACTAAACATATCCCAATTTAACTGCAATTACAAAAAGCCTAGTTTGTGAGGAAAATAAGGTGGAATCCTCTTTTGAGGATGTTACTCTGCAAGCTTTTGTGAGTTTCAGTCTCACCAAGCCAGGACTGTAGTAACCAGGAAGAAACTTCTCACAGATTTGGACCAGGCCCCAGAAAGCATCCTGTGGAAACAAATACAGATGATGTAAGAAATCACACTGTTCATTTTAGAGGACATGTCTCTGCTTGTATGGAAGGTCGATAACActggaaatgtttattttgaccATATAGTAAAGTCttcaaacacacaagcacatgttCTGTTTTGCTGTAATGAAGAAATGTCCACAACAGCAAAACATTAGTCTCTAGTTCATCTCCACCATACAGTACAgataggcctgtcacgataacaaatttagctgtacgataaattttctcagaaattatcacgataaacgataatattgcgcagagcgctaatgtgtcattttgagaccattctcaactaatatagtgacatatgccgtaataatgcaagtacacattttcaaaggtcaataaactaaataaataaaagcgcctttttcacatacgccgggatgccggcccaaaagttatgcggcccactgggaatcctcccaaacctctcgattagccggcattgctcttaatgtgtattttgtcatatacggtagtatataggctgattctatttgcgtaatgtgcctgcggattacaggggttattacggtagaccaggaagtgggggctttgtactgacgtcgtaagctagaatgtgtgtgttctgcttacatgtgggaagcagcgaaacaataaaagaggagatgcttgcatctattatttacatatttcagcatgagaatcggaggtttagcgcgagagcgtgagaagccacttaaatacgcaagtctcacggccattgcgtgttggcagccgtgcaaaacaaatgcggcttaccggctcgtgctgcaacatgctgcagtcaagtgtgacactagagagatcactccgcaagaaaccagagcgtttagtcgaaatactccatagtgaaacctattgtcatacacagtctatggtaaaggggggacgaaaaaaaattatcgcggccggcaaacttatcgtgctcttattttcttatcgttcaattaattgacttattgcttatcgcgacaggcctaagTACAGAATAACAGAAGTAGCTCAGCAACTGTAAAATCACCTTAAATATTCAAAACACAACACTTTTAAGAGAtgtgaaaacaaatcatttagAAAAACTTCACTGGAAATGACAAGTAACAGTAAATGAAACTTGCAGCAACAATGTGAACTACAGTAAATTTTTTAACTTTGAAGTGTAGTTTTTTATCTGCACTTACAGTACTGCCAGTTAGCTAAACTGTGTGAACTTAGTGATAAAATGAGATGTGAACGGAgtaattttctcagttttagACCTAAGTGCTGCATTTGCGTGCACACAGAATGGCCAGAGGAACTGAAAAAACATTAACTGTGTGACTTCTCAAAGGTGACGCTACAGGAAGATCAGTGACCAAGTACAAACacaactgcagcagcagcagagctgcgTTGACTTAACCTAACAAAGTGACAGAAAAACATTCAACATAAACAAATGCAGACCACAGCaagaaatgcaaatattatTACAGTGACACACACGAAGCAACTCGCTCTATACAGGATTCTGCCAGCAGCATTATATTATTGTGGGTTTAAAAAACCCTGATCTTTTGTGAAGTCACCAAGTCTAATATCAACGTGTTCTTAAGATGTCATGAAGCTTAAAAATAGTCTCTGGAACAGCTCAAGATTTATCTGCATATTATATCAGTACAGTTTGTCTCTCTGCTATTAAGCTAAAAATAGACTTGTCCAAGCTCACACATTGAAAGCAAGCctcagaaaaagataaaaagtgcctaattttttttaacttaaggtTCTTAGATTTAAGGTCTGAAGTAGCTCTTCAGAATAGGACATCTACACTAGAAAAACCAGATGAGTGTGTGGATAGTGGAGAGAAGTCATGTAGCACCTCAGCAGGCATGTGCATTAGCAACACAGCAGCAATTGGAGCCTGGGCCTGGCAATATCCCTCCTCTGGTCTGTAGAGAGTGTAGGCCTTAAGAACACGTAACAGATCCTGCTGCCTGCACAGGGTTACaaaatttagataaattatGTCAGACACGACACAATCATTAATTATGGTGTGAATTGTCACATTACATCACATCAGACAGCTTACCCGTGTCCTCCTCGTGATACAAACATCTCATGAAATGGAAACTGACGATGGAGATCTTTCTCAATCACGTCAAGCCATTTGGGGTCCCCTGGCTGACTATCCAACTCCTGACAAAGCACATGGAGGGCATGTGAGATCCATTTACAGCAGTAACAGCACTGATAATGACATTTTACATTGTAATAATGTAGAATGGAGATTTCATGGTTCAACAACCCAATTAATACCTCATGAATTGTAAACATCAAGCCTTCGTGTGTAAATTAGAAATTCAGCAGTTCATGTTAGACTGTAAACTGACCAACATAAAAGTGAACTGGCTCTAACTTCACGCAACAATCAGGTTTCAGCTTAACCAAAGAGGTACCACCAGTGTATGACCACAGTTTCAGTAACAATTTCAAATGAAATTTCAAAATGAAATGAGCCCAAAACAGCATCAATGCAGCTGTGTGGAGGAAGTGAAAGAAGAAAGCGTCTGACCTCAAACTTTCCTTGGTTCTGCTCCTTCTTTACCTTCCCTCCTGATAAGTACAGCCATGCACGACCTCGCAGGGCAGGAGGAATTCCCTTCTGGCACCGTAGTCTCACCTGGGACACAGAGTAATGCCTTAACAAATCAAATAATACAACAAGGTGCAAGTGTGACAATGGTTTTACATAAGATATAAGATATAATCATAAAGCAATAGTAAAGGTAATGGACATGGTTCTTTCTGTTGgttccctttttgtttttgtgaggtTCAAAAAAACTGAATGGCAGTTTttgtggaaacaaacaaaaaaacaaaacaaaagaagaacaacaacaataagATCAGTAAGAGAACAATAAGAGTATACTCTAATGTGTGGTCTGATTACATAAACACTATATCACATAGATTGGATTCTTAAACACAACATATTAACACAAATACATACagatattgtttaaaaaaaatcacttcttTGCTTGGATCTGAGgctgcaaaggaaaaaaaaacgtaCGTGGGATCAAAGTGCAATTACATGCCTTAACTCTAAGTATAACTTGTGATAGCAATGAGCTTTGCTGGACAGTCACAGACCAGTCTTGATGCAACAGACTGGCTGAACTGgagtaaacatttcagtgaCCATTTTGTGACTTTTCCCCCcccttttatgttgttttcccCCCTTTTAAGGAGAGTACATCTTTTAATGTAAtctttgcaaatattttcaatCATAAGAACAATGGGGGATTTGATTCTCTGACCATAACACAACATGCAAATAACAGGTTACTTCTAAATTTACTTTGTCCTCTCATGATCAAAATGTTTGGGCGTATCTTTAACTTATACTCGCATCAGTTGGCTCATGCAAAGTCAGCATAGCTCCACCCTTAATCTGAGACTGTCAATTTGTCACATGGTACATGGGGTGCTAAAGACTTGGGTTGTGTCCTGGCTTGCTGCTGACTCATTGAAATGAGGTGTAGTTACAGTTACGCTGATTGCTGAGAGCGTTTCAGACAGAACTTGCTAGACAAGTGGATCTCCAAAACAATGTGTCCACAAAATCTTTTCCTTGTGCAATCAAATAGTTGAAGCACTTGCATTGTTTGGACATGTGCATAAAACTAGTCAGCCCCAAAAATCAGTTTCCTGGAGACAATCGTAATGACATTTATGTATCAGCAACAGTGCAATGGAAGACATACAAAGCATCCACTAAACAGTTTGTCTTGTTAATAAGTACTGCTGACCTTATTGAATCTCTTAATCATCCACTTGTCCCAGTGGCTGAGCATGTCCAACCACTTCACCTCCCTTTGTCTGAGCACCTCTGGGGGCAAATCTTGAGCTCTGGACATACAGTGGAGACAAAATGCAAAATACTATTTTTATATATAGcacaagaaatcacataaaaaattaactgtAGAATGTTTTCATGCAGTAAAACTCACATTATATTCTCCAATAGGAAAGCAAGACATAGGCGAGTTAGACCTACATTATGAGTGAAGTCATGCTTTAACTGAACTATGTAATTATATCACTGGCACAAGCCTGTAATTGCAGggtgaaaatgttttcaaagagtagcccttttttaaaatttagaatAGCCCTCTCTCAGTTAAAAGTGTCTGGTGGATAAGTGCAAGATGTTATACCCCAGCTACCGCTTCAAAAAACCCTTAAACAGTTGCTAAGTTACTTTTATGCCCAAGCAGTGTAAGCTAAAACCTGGGTTTGAGACCATCTATAGGACCAAGCCAAAAGAGGCCCTGTAGTAAAGGGGCTCCTGAGCTGTGGCTCCAAGCGAGTCTGCCAAAAACTtcagaaaacaggaaactccTTGCCAGCTGGTGCTTGGCACAATTTTCACTCTCTCCATCCACTAGCTGAGCTCTGTAATGCAGGCTTTAGGCATGCAGTTACAAAAATGGGGGGGAGAATAAAAGACCTTcttagaaaaggaaaagaataaaaataaataaataaaaataaatgtatgctGCTTGAAAGGCCATGAATGACTATTCAAACTAAACAGCCAGCCACATCGAAGTCCTCTTTCAAGCCTCCTCCATTAAAGGGTTGTGTGCCAAATATCTATTTTTGTAACATTATAtgaaaaagtttagaaaaactaTGGTGATTTTTATTACATTCGTCTGCCTGCTTCTTGCCATATTCTACTTATATTTACCATGCTTTGAGAGGAAAATAgtggacataaaaaaataaacacacaacacatacatacacactgtGCCACGCAGCTGGTTTGGGAGCCCTGTTGTTCAGAGGCGTCTACTCAATGCCATCTTCCGAACTTGTGACATTTTATCACGATTATGAAATTATTGTTGATTAAATTGCTTACATCACCTTTGTTTAAGTAAACTGGGCGTACTCTTGCAAGACACATTTAAAGTTAATGGGGATGAATCACTGTTAGACATAAAACAAACTTACGACTCCTCCGAGTACTGCTGTGCCCCACCAATAAATCCATATTTATCGGTTTGCCTTTCACTGGTGAAGCCGTTGATCTCTGAGTCAGATCCCAAAGAGCTTTCATCGTCAATATGAATGCTGCTAATAGTCCTGATGCTCCTTGTGTCCAATGATTGACGGCCGTTCTCTATTTTGGCCATAGCAGCAGGAAAGCTAGCTGGCTAGCCAGGGTAGCTAACGTCAGCAAGCTTTTTGACAGCCCAAAGTCAATCAAACTGCACCGACGCCATGATTTCAAGACGTGAACAAAACTTTCTAACTATTGTTATGTTTGTAAATATATTTGCGCGTCTATTGCCAGGCCACATTAAACATGTTATGCATTTGCTAGTACAATTAACTTGAGTCCGAATTAACATTAGCTTGCTAATATTGTTAGCTTTAACTGCTCGTACATTAATCCGATCTAAAACTACTTCTAAACTGACCCTACCTTTAATAAACGAATGTTACATGGTGGTCTCggtttttgtaaattatttattctattctgcTCCTGGTTTGGTGCGCTGCCCTGTTATACCGAGTGCTGAACATAGTCTGCTTCGACCAGAAACTCGAGTCTACAATCTCAGCTTGGTTTTTACCGAAGTTATGTTATGGTTACCCCTAGTGGCTGCCAAGAAGAATGAAATAAATCCTATATCGCTCTTCATATACTGTATCATGTGGTCTCTGGCATCTTTTCTAAACCCAAATCTAGATGTAGTCTATGTAATGTGCATTTTAATAGTGTGATTAGTTTCCAAACTTGACATTTCATTTAATAGCaacaaaagcacattttatttttcagctcctttattaaaacaaattaacaataCAGGGCTCTACACGTTCTTGCAagttacatgtttatttaacttCAACAATGACATGGACATATTAAGAGTTTAATCAATATTGTAGTAGGGCAGAGAATATATCTTTTACCATTCAATAACAGCATGCCTATCACACTGAGGTGTGTAAACAATGCAAACGTTACcatgacattaaaatgacatgACAGGACTGAGACATCAATTTTTCCTTCTTGCAGAAAAGCTCACTTCTTTCTTCCACCTCTCTCCTTCAGAGCCAAATGGATGATAGAACCGTTGTTCATGTTGTAATAAGCCAAGGAGTTGGAATCCTTAATGAAAATGCcctataaaaaaatagaaacaatatattagttattttcatttattcagataaaaaaagcttagatgaaattaaatatatttacctCATACTGCAACTTCTGTTTTCCTGCTGGCATGCCTGTGGCTTCATggattttgactttaataacagacACCTGTGGAGACATTACAATTGCATATCCATAAAAATGGAGTGTACATGCATGCATTcactcacaaaaaaaacagaaagtggtttcaggaagaaaataaataaacataaaatcactTGCACACCTGGTCTGTAAGCGGAACAGTGAAATTCAGCACTTGGCCATTCAGCTTCCATTCGGTTTTGTCCTGCATGTTGGGGACTTGTACTTTAACTGCCACAGGAccctggagacagaaaaaaaaaaaaatttataaataatataaaaaaagatcttACTGAATGACAGCTCAGATGTTACAATTGATCACATGTATTCAGGTTAAATTGTTACTGAAAatgtttgcttagttttttaaattattgcaaATAAGGCCATAAATTATCACTGCGTTCACAAAAATTAATAATCCATATAAGCCATCGCTTATtatcctttatttctttttctcttggCAAGTTAAACAGGTTTTGCCAGTCTAGGATTCAATCCTGTGCACTGAATGTTGTTTACGTGCAAGTTATGAACTGAGCCCTTGTGTAAAATGAGACGATGGCATTGGtaatttacaaatgtaaagctggatattttaatatattgctGTTCCACCAAACCTTGTTTCTGCGAAGGAACTCCTCTTCTGGAATGAGGTTGTCCTCCGTCTTCATCTTCTTGCTGATGGGCTCATCgtcatgaggaggaggtgggtggGCAGGAGGTGCAGGAGCGCTTGGTGGTTGTGGTACTGGAGGAGCAGGCACAAACGCTGAGAAgaaacaggtttttatttttaagttaaaaagatttacaaaaaagaaaaaagaagacatgatTTGCCAAAAAGTTCAATTGATAGATTAGCACAAAGTATCTGTTCACTTTACAATGAATATTGTGAATGTTTCTGAAAGCTGTTGGGAAACCTTCATCTTACCAGTTGGAACAACCATGGGGGGTGGTCTGGGAGCCATGACGTGTGGTGCTGATGGTGGCATGGGAACCACATTGATGCGAGGAGCAGGAATCATTGGAGGCATCGATGTTATAACTTGCCCTGGTGCAAGGCGCACCACTGGAGAAACAGGGGGTCTTGGAATTACAGGTACAGCAGACAAGAGAGTGGTGCGCACTGGAGGTGCCATCTGTTCGTAAACCATATTTGAGTTATAAAAAGGCACAAATTCTTAACAAAAgctttactgtttttctttcttttcttaaggACAGCAACTCACAGATAAAGGTGGGCGAGGGATTGGTGTTGGGGGAGGACTGGGTTTAGGCAAACTGACTGCAGATGAGGGCATGGGGGGTGGCTGATGAATTTCACTTGGTTTGCTTGGGCCAATTTTCTCCTTAGTGTCATCTTCTCCCACTAGTCCTTTGGCCTTGTGAATGGCTTCAATTTGCTCTTGAAGAGTGATATTGGCTTGTGCTGCCTGCTGTGTACGAGCCATGCTTCCTGAGTGGCCATCCCAGGTTACCTGACGAgggcaaaagaacaaaaaagttgCAGGTACAAAGAGACACTGTCATAAACCAtcacctttttttctgtaatttttcaGGATGAAAAGTGTGCTGACTTCATTTCATGCAACTCAAGACATTAAACTAGAAATGTGCAGTGAAACCCTTCAACTGTTCTCACCTTTTCCTCTGGCTTCTGGATTTCTTCTTCACCGATCTTTTTACCTATGGCTGTCTCCTCAACACCAAAGATATCAGTACGCCTCTCAGCAAGTTGTTTCAAGCTGCTTTCGATATCCAAACCAGGTGCATAGACTTCAtcttctgtctgcctgtctctgATGCTGCGGTCTCTTTGCTCCAGCCAGCGTGGATCCAGCAGACCAATTCGCATGTGCTCTTGCATCTTACTGGCTGGGATCTTCTCACCAGTAATTGGTGAGATGAGATACTCATCTGGAGTTGACACTGAGGGTGGAGGCTTAGAAGCTGTGGGGAAAGAGAGCATGAGTTTAACACACATTGTACATAGTAATGGCTTGTTATACACTTGATCCTGTCTGATCTGAGGATACGTGTTACCTTTTGGATCATAGTCCTTGCGAATAATAACCTGGTCTGGAGTAGGAGGCAGTGGGGGTGGCATGGGGTTGTCTGGTGGCAGGGGAGCCTTCACAccttcatcctcatcatcagaTCCCTGAAGAGGCAGCAGAGTAATGGTGTTACCAGCAGTTGATATTTATGTATATAGTTTAAAACATTAGATTAGCAAAggagatggaaaataaaaaataaataaatgaatacttTTGCACTTAAACCATAACTATCCAACTTTGGTCTCCTTAAGTAATTGCTTCAAAAATCTTAACCTCATCCATGTCCTGGACTTGGGTGTCTTGATCAGGTTGTGAAAGGTGACCATCAGCCCGTTTCTCCcgttcatcctcttcatcctcactCTCAACCTCCATCTCCACTTCCTCACTTTCTCCATACTTCTCATAACGCTCCTGGATAAGGATGCGAGCACCAAGCTCCTCTGGAGTTGTTGGTGGGGGGAAGTGGCCTTGGGAAATAAATAACCATAATAAGATTAACAATTCTTGCAACATTTTGGGACTCAACTGTTGATGTTCATTGTAGTTAAACTACCTTGCTCATTGGGCTGGAAATCAACAGTCTCCACCACTACAAAGTCATGCCAGTCGATTTGCGCATATGCCACTcgttctttttctctttcctcttcctccttctttctctgACGCTCCTGGTACTTTGCCCACTCCACACGATACCGCACCTGTTTGTGCCATAAGATAGACATAATTACCCAGGAGAAATAATCTGTTTACCAATTAGTTGGACAGTTTCTGCTTAAACAGAATACCTGGTCCATAACCTCTTTTGGGTTCTCAGCCTCTTTCTTGAGCTTGGTCAATAAGCCTTTGGGTGGGATCAGTATCTTAAAGTTGAGAGACAAGATAATGATACTGTTAACCATCACCATCCAAACcaaaaacaccaataaaaatctaataaaatagtTTGTTAGGTTACCTTTGTGTACTGTTCAACCAGTTTAGTAAAGTAGTTGAAGAGGCTGTGTTGTGGCCGCAAAAAGTCAAACTGGTAGTTCCTCTGTTCTTTCTGCATAAGCTGAGTGAGAAATTGACGGCCATTGCGAGCAACAAACTGGGCAGTGAGTTTTACGACATCCAGGTCAAATGCTGAAATTGATGGAGGGTCTGCAATGAACTCAAACTCAGGGGGAGGCTCTTTGGGAACCACAGTCTCCTGAATCACCTGTGACTGCACCTattgataaatagaaaacaacagTCATTAGAAGATTTACTAATCGTAAGcaactaaaaataaacttaGAATTAATGCTTACTTTTTGCTGTGGCGGCTGCATAGGCGGCAGCTGCATAACCTTAGGAACGGCTGCAGATGGTT containing:
- the LOC121649230 gene encoding TBC1 domain family member 10A-like; protein product: MAKIENGRQSLDTRSIRTISSIHIDDESSLGSDSEINGFTSERQTDKYGFIGGAQQYSEESAQDLPPEVLRQREVKWLDMLSHWDKWMIKRFNKVRLRCQKGIPPALRGRAWLYLSGGKVKKEQNQGKFEELDSQPGDPKWLDVIEKDLHRQFPFHEMFVSRGGHGQQDLLRVLKAYTLYRPEEGYCQAQAPIAAVLLMHMPAEDAFWGLVQICEKFLPGYYSPGLEAIQLDGEILFALLRRFCPLAYRHLEKHKIDPILYMTEWFMCAFSRTLPWASVLRVWDMFLCDGVKIIFRVGLVLLKCTLGTREKLKACQGLYETMEHLRAIDPRYMQEGFLVREILEVPVTARDVEREHHSQHKRWRKNRGELNFKPPPRMHGARLIMLAEPPRHQDLQQNPTIVLEVPTPQLKKDEKRKSKKKKSIKKSQPIEEILNPYPLPGEPPPPPSSTDPPAPPHTPPPAPPADGSVTPEIVPQTETNSPHEQRAPPSDLPPAKESVLHQSTQSLSSTEQDTYL
- the sf3a1 gene encoding splicing factor 3A subunit 1 isoform X1; translated protein: MPPGPVQIVQPEPNDKNDAPAEETPATKPIVGIIYPPPEVRNIVDKTASFVARNGPEFEARIRQNEINNPKFNFLNPNDPYHAYYRHKVNEFKEGKAQEPSAAVPKVMQLPPMQPPQQKVQSQVIQETVVPKEPPPEFEFIADPPSISAFDLDVVKLTAQFVARNGRQFLTQLMQKEQRNYQFDFLRPQHSLFNYFTKLVEQYTKILIPPKGLLTKLKKEAENPKEVMDQVRYRVEWAKYQERQRKKEEEEREKERVAYAQIDWHDFVVVETVDFQPNEQGHFPPPTTPEELGARILIQERYEKYGESEEVEMEVESEDEEDEREKRADGHLSQPDQDTQVQDMDEGSDDEDEGVKAPLPPDNPMPPPLPPTPDQVIIRKDYDPKASKPPPSVSTPDEYLISPITGEKIPASKMQEHMRIGLLDPRWLEQRDRSIRDRQTEDEVYAPGLDIESSLKQLAERRTDIFGVEETAIGKKIGEEEIQKPEEKVTWDGHSGSMARTQQAAQANITLQEQIEAIHKAKGLVGEDDTKEKIGPSKPSEIHQPPPMPSSAVSLPKPSPPPTPIPRPPLSMAPPVRTTLLSAVPVIPRPPVSPVVRLAPGQVITSMPPMIPAPRINVVPMPPSAPHVMAPRPPPMVVPTAFVPAPPVPQPPSAPAPPAHPPPPHDDEPISKKMKTEDNLIPEEEFLRRNKGPVAVKVQVPNMQDKTEWKLNGQVLNFTVPLTDQVSVIKVKIHEATGMPAGKQKLQYEGIFIKDSNSLAYYNMNNGSIIHLALKERGGRKK
- the sf3a1 gene encoding splicing factor 3A subunit 1 isoform X2 — its product is MPPGPVQIVQPEPNDKNDAPAEETPATKPIVGIIYPPPEVRNIVDKTASFVARNGPEFEARIRQNEINNPKFNFLNPNDPYHAYYRHKVNEFKEGKAQEPSAAVPKVMQLPPMQPPQQKSQVIQETVVPKEPPPEFEFIADPPSISAFDLDVVKLTAQFVARNGRQFLTQLMQKEQRNYQFDFLRPQHSLFNYFTKLVEQYTKILIPPKGLLTKLKKEAENPKEVMDQVRYRVEWAKYQERQRKKEEEEREKERVAYAQIDWHDFVVVETVDFQPNEQGHFPPPTTPEELGARILIQERYEKYGESEEVEMEVESEDEEDEREKRADGHLSQPDQDTQVQDMDEGSDDEDEGVKAPLPPDNPMPPPLPPTPDQVIIRKDYDPKASKPPPSVSTPDEYLISPITGEKIPASKMQEHMRIGLLDPRWLEQRDRSIRDRQTEDEVYAPGLDIESSLKQLAERRTDIFGVEETAIGKKIGEEEIQKPEEKVTWDGHSGSMARTQQAAQANITLQEQIEAIHKAKGLVGEDDTKEKIGPSKPSEIHQPPPMPSSAVSLPKPSPPPTPIPRPPLSMAPPVRTTLLSAVPVIPRPPVSPVVRLAPGQVITSMPPMIPAPRINVVPMPPSAPHVMAPRPPPMVVPTAFVPAPPVPQPPSAPAPPAHPPPPHDDEPISKKMKTEDNLIPEEEFLRRNKGPVAVKVQVPNMQDKTEWKLNGQVLNFTVPLTDQVSVIKVKIHEATGMPAGKQKLQYEGIFIKDSNSLAYYNMNNGSIIHLALKERGGRKK